A single window of Anopheles moucheti chromosome 2, idAnoMoucSN_F20_07, whole genome shotgun sequence DNA harbors:
- the LOC128299010 gene encoding inorganic pyrophosphatase isoform X4 — translation MNCDKDRSRGRLSPTKNENGQSISPLHDIPLYANDEHTVYNMVVEVPRWTNAKMEISLGEGLNPIKQDVKKGKLRFVANCFPHHGYIWNYGAFPQTWENPDHLDADTGCKGDNDPIDVLEIGSRIAKRGEVMQVKILGTIALIDEGETDWKIITINVNDPVADQLNDIADVETVFPGLLRASVEWFKIYKIPDGKPENQFAFNGEAKDAAFATKTVADTHRFWQQLVNKEVDNNGISCLNTTVDGSPYLVANDAADEVFVKSATGGNPEPASEALHKWHFRSENSYSKL, via the exons ATGAATTGCGATAAAGATCGCTCCCGGGGACGATTGTCACCGACAA AGAACGAAAACGGACAGTCCATTTCACCTTTGCATGACATTCCGCTGTACGCGAACGATGAGCACACCGTGTACAATATGGTGGTGGAGGTCCCGCGCTGGACAAATGCGAAGATGGAAATCAGCTTGGGCGAGGGCTTGAATCCGATCAAGCAGGATGTGAAAAAGGGCAAACTGCGCTTCGTCGCCAATTGCTTTCCGCATCATGGCTACATCTGGAACTATGGTGCCTTCCCGCAAACATGGGAAAACCCGGACCATCTGGATGCGGATACTGGCTGCAAGGGTGACAATGATCCGATCGATGTGCTGGAAATTGGATCACGTATTGCCAAGCGCGGTGAGGTGATGCAGGTGAAAATTCTCGGCACCATTGCGCTTATCGACGAAGGCGAAACCGACTGGAAGATTATCACCATTAACGTGAACGATCCGGTTGCCGACCAGCTGAACGACATCGCTGATGTTGAGACTGTATTTCCGGGTTTGCTGCGTGCCTCGGTCGAATGGTTCAAGATCTACAAGATCCCGGACGGCAAACCGGAAAATCAGTTCGCTTTCAATGGCGAAGCGAAGGATGCGGCATTCGCGACGAAAACGGTCGCTGACACGCACCGGTTTTGGCAGCAGTTGGTTAATAAGGAGGTGGACAATAATGGAATTTCTTG CCTGAACACTACAGTCGATGGATCACCCTATCTGGTAGCTAATGATGCCGCGGATGAAGTGTTTGTCAAGAGCGCCACCGGTGGTAATCCCGAACCTGCTAGTGAAGCGC TCCACAAATGGCACTTCCGGTCGGAGAACAGCTACTCGAAGCTGTAA
- the LOC128299586 gene encoding uncharacterized protein LOC128299586, with protein MACWQQLLLLLFAVLVVAEESSKGTNDGEQQNTSVEHLPQPAALHRQKRHEVEIHRVIKRRPKLPPPPRGRKPRPPRRPGSKPRVKYGPPNINYPPISHYVPQSIDDPYSSGFEASFADHHGSFGEPPAGYGSPIHPSPTFGSPPFAYGQTITSYEGSTYGKPSYDGSSPFGKHSYQGSSSSSSSSFGKPSFEISNFDGGFSKTSFGNGHGTFDSKVPSFLESSNSFESFPGGKHTHNIGGYSHSYSHSSNKQPSFADSTAINTYTTPSGKGNIYTDSSSTFGDTGSKHQLPLEKYRKDPYKTPITSYEVPSNSKSNLFEPSGDFDTTYKRSPHNGGISSTHSTSHSTVGNSEEDYIPSLPTRYDQEQFHTPTKTNPNKPPISTLQTIGGADDHFSSFTSYYEGGSESQRIPVKSKQPSPFGQDSSDEQFPTAAGSDKRIKNRRKKKPKLPSSTIAHNLDTDDLRDAFGSSSDFHQVAIDADEFLDFEPKKQIKHSKPAGVTFPRAEETLPSNYVLLSSQNKGSASAKGREPNNQRSPASTSVSTSKSVEYDTKQLNLNNYFQANQAHRPSKPIGLDDLNILSIQKSNSHSYYAGSSQAGSAGSDRPSTGFLPTRRRDMQHYRSASSSLDYTMLDDDDEENYDDISDIGTRARGNRKKKDLSETTVGL; from the exons ATGGCGTGCTGGCAGCAGCTTTTGCTTTTG CTCTTCGCAGTACTGGTTGTGGCGGAAGAGTCTAGCAAGGGTACCAACGATGGCGAACAACAAAATACCTCCGTTGAACATCTTCCCCAGCCTGCCGCACTGCATCGTCAGAAGCGTCATGAGGTTGAAATCCATCGCGTTATAAAGCGCCGACCAAAGCTACCACCTCCACCGCGGGGTCGCAAACCGAGACCACCGCGGAGACCCGGTTCTAAGCCACGCGTCAAGTACGGGCCACCGAACATCAACTATCCTCCCATTTCGCACTATGTACCGCAGTCGATCGACGATCCGTACAGTTCCGGGTTCGAGGCGTCCTTTGCCGATCATCACGGATCGTTCGGGGAACCACCGGCGGGCTATGGTTCACCGATACATCCGTCTCCCACCTTCGGATCGCCACCGTTTGCGTACGGCCAGACGATCACTAGCTACGAAGGTTCCACCTACGGGAAGCCTAGCTACGATGGATCGTCGCCGTTTGGAAAGCACAGCTACCAAGGAAgctcttcctcttcttcgtcGTCGTTCGGGAAACCTAGCTTCGAGATATCAAACTTTGATGGTGGATTTTCAAAGACCAGCTTTGGAAACGGACACGGCACGTTCGATTCGAAGGTACCCTCGTTTTTAGAATCATCCAATAGCTTCGAGAGTTTCCCTGGCGGCAAACATACGCACAATATTGGAGGATATTCGCACAGCTATTCGCACTCGAGCAACAAACAGCCATCGTTTGCGGATTCCACTGCCATAAACACTTACACCACACCGTCCGGCAAAGGTAACATCTATACCGACTCTTCCTCCACCTTTGGAGACACAGGATCGAAGCATCAATTACCACTGGAAAAGTATCGAAAGGATCCCTACAAAACGCCGATCACGTCGTACGAAGTTCCATCGAATTCAAAGTCGAATTTATTCGAACCTTCGGGAGATTTTGATACGACCTACAAACGATCGCCACACAACGGTGGCATCAGCTCAACGCACTCCACCTCCCACAGCACCGTGGGCAATAGTGAGGAAGATTACATACCCAGCCTACCGACAAGGTACGATCAGGAGCAGTTCCATACgcccacaaaaacaaaccccaacaAACCTCCGATCAGTACGCTCCAGACGATCGGTGGTGCGGATGATCATTTCTCCTCCTTCACCTCCTATTACGAGGGAGGTTCGGAGTCACAGAGAATCCCGGTCAAAAGTAAACAACCGTCCCCGTTCGGGCAGGATTCGTCCGATGAGCAGTTCCCTACAGCAGCTGGCAGCGATAAACGAATCAAGAATCGTCGTAAGAAGAAACCCAAGCTGCCCAGCTCAACCATTGCCCATAATCTCGACACGGACGATCTGCGCGACGCGTTCGGCTCGAGTTCCGATTTCCACCAGGTGGCAATAGATGCGGACGAGTTTTTAGACTTTGAACCGAAGAAACAGATCAAACATTCCAAACCGGCGGGTGTGACATTCCCACGGGCCGAAGAAACGCTACCGTCCAATTATGTACTGCTTTCGTCGCAGAACAAGGGTAGCGCCTCGGCCAAGGGCCGTGAACCGAACAACCAACGATCACCTGCCTCCACTTCGGTTTCAACCAGCAAATCGGTTGAATATGATACGAAGCAATTGAATCTGAACAATTATTTTCAAGCTAACCAGGCCCATCGGCCATCGAAACCGATTGGACTGGACGATTTGAACATTCTGTCGATACAAAAGTCTAACTCGCACAGTTACTATGCCGGTTCGAGTCAAGCCGGAAGCGCTGGCAGTGATAGACCTAGTACCGGATTTTTACCGACTAGAAGAAGAGACATGCAGCACTATCGTAGTGCCAGCAGTAGCCTCGATTACACCATgctagatgatgatgatgaagaaaattACGACGACATCAGTGACATTGGGACGCGAGCGCGCGGCAATCGCAAGAAAAAAGATCTGTCGGAAACGACGGTAGGCTTGTAG
- the LOC128299010 gene encoding inorganic pyrophosphatase isoform X2 — MQPIVCWWRYVRRASFASTSAPFPATAHLSHKRSFLANSTSTRCHSSFFAATGVQRFCGAHLSSVSSNINILRPVSVSRFKHSVREFANNTPTMTASKYQIAERGAPNSTDYRVYFKNENGQSISPLHDIPLYANDEHTVYNMVVEVPRWTNAKMEISLGEGLNPIKQDVKKGKLRFVANCFPHHGYIWNYGAFPQTWENPDHLDADTGCKGDNDPIDVLEIGSRIAKRGEVMQVKILGTIALIDEGETDWKIITINVNDPVADQLNDIADVETVFPGLLRASVEWFKIYKIPDGKPENQFAFNGEAKDAAFATKTVADTHRFWQQLVNKEVDNNGISCLNTTVDGSPYLVANDAADEVFVKSATGGNPEPASEALGKWHYISLN, encoded by the exons ATGCAACCGATAGTGTGTTGGTGGCGCTATGTTAGGCGCGCATCCTTCGCTTCAACATCTGCCCCATTCCCAGCAACCGCACACCTTTCGCACAAGCGTAGCTTTCTCGCTAACTCAACGTCAACACGTTGTCATTCTTCGTTTTTTGCGGCAACGGGCGTGCAGCGTTTTTGCGGTGCTCATCTTTCCAGTGTTTccagcaacatcaacattcTGCGTCCGGTTTCGGTCTCGCGTTTCAAGCATTCGGTTCGTGAATTTGCCAACAACACACCAACGATGACGGCCAGCAAATATCAGATTGCGGAACGTGGCGCTCCCAACTCCACGGACTACCGGGTGTACTTCA AGAACGAAAACGGACAGTCCATTTCACCTTTGCATGACATTCCGCTGTACGCGAACGATGAGCACACCGTGTACAATATGGTGGTGGAGGTCCCGCGCTGGACAAATGCGAAGATGGAAATCAGCTTGGGCGAGGGCTTGAATCCGATCAAGCAGGATGTGAAAAAGGGCAAACTGCGCTTCGTCGCCAATTGCTTTCCGCATCATGGCTACATCTGGAACTATGGTGCCTTCCCGCAAACATGGGAAAACCCGGACCATCTGGATGCGGATACTGGCTGCAAGGGTGACAATGATCCGATCGATGTGCTGGAAATTGGATCACGTATTGCCAAGCGCGGTGAGGTGATGCAGGTGAAAATTCTCGGCACCATTGCGCTTATCGACGAAGGCGAAACCGACTGGAAGATTATCACCATTAACGTGAACGATCCGGTTGCCGACCAGCTGAACGACATCGCTGATGTTGAGACTGTATTTCCGGGTTTGCTGCGTGCCTCGGTCGAATGGTTCAAGATCTACAAGATCCCGGACGGCAAACCGGAAAATCAGTTCGCTTTCAATGGCGAAGCGAAGGATGCGGCATTCGCGACGAAAACGGTCGCTGACACGCACCGGTTTTGGCAGCAGTTGGTTAATAAGGAGGTGGACAATAATGGAATTTCTTG CCTGAACACTACAGTCGATGGATCACCCTATCTGGTAGCTAATGATGCCGCGGATGAAGTGTTTGTCAAGAGCGCCACCGGTGGTAATCCCGAACCTGCTAGTGAAGCGC TTGGCAAATGGCACTACATATCGCTTAACTAA
- the LOC128299010 gene encoding inorganic pyrophosphatase isoform X1, which produces MQPIVCWWRYVRRASFASTSAPFPATAHLSHKRSFLANSTSTRCHSSFFAATGVQRFCGAHLSSVSSNINILRPVSVSRFKHSVREFANNTPTMTASKYQIAERGAPNSTDYRVYFKNENGQSISPLHDIPLYANDEHTVYNMVVEVPRWTNAKMEISLGEGLNPIKQDVKKGKLRFVANCFPHHGYIWNYGAFPQTWENPDHLDADTGCKGDNDPIDVLEIGSRIAKRGEVMQVKILGTIALIDEGETDWKIITINVNDPVADQLNDIADVETVFPGLLRASVEWFKIYKIPDGKPENQFAFNGEAKDAAFATKTVADTHRFWQQLVNKEVDNNGISCLNTTVDGSPYLVANDAADEVFVKSATGGNPEPASEALHKWHFRSENSYSKL; this is translated from the exons ATGCAACCGATAGTGTGTTGGTGGCGCTATGTTAGGCGCGCATCCTTCGCTTCAACATCTGCCCCATTCCCAGCAACCGCACACCTTTCGCACAAGCGTAGCTTTCTCGCTAACTCAACGTCAACACGTTGTCATTCTTCGTTTTTTGCGGCAACGGGCGTGCAGCGTTTTTGCGGTGCTCATCTTTCCAGTGTTTccagcaacatcaacattcTGCGTCCGGTTTCGGTCTCGCGTTTCAAGCATTCGGTTCGTGAATTTGCCAACAACACACCAACGATGACGGCCAGCAAATATCAGATTGCGGAACGTGGCGCTCCCAACTCCACGGACTACCGGGTGTACTTCA AGAACGAAAACGGACAGTCCATTTCACCTTTGCATGACATTCCGCTGTACGCGAACGATGAGCACACCGTGTACAATATGGTGGTGGAGGTCCCGCGCTGGACAAATGCGAAGATGGAAATCAGCTTGGGCGAGGGCTTGAATCCGATCAAGCAGGATGTGAAAAAGGGCAAACTGCGCTTCGTCGCCAATTGCTTTCCGCATCATGGCTACATCTGGAACTATGGTGCCTTCCCGCAAACATGGGAAAACCCGGACCATCTGGATGCGGATACTGGCTGCAAGGGTGACAATGATCCGATCGATGTGCTGGAAATTGGATCACGTATTGCCAAGCGCGGTGAGGTGATGCAGGTGAAAATTCTCGGCACCATTGCGCTTATCGACGAAGGCGAAACCGACTGGAAGATTATCACCATTAACGTGAACGATCCGGTTGCCGACCAGCTGAACGACATCGCTGATGTTGAGACTGTATTTCCGGGTTTGCTGCGTGCCTCGGTCGAATGGTTCAAGATCTACAAGATCCCGGACGGCAAACCGGAAAATCAGTTCGCTTTCAATGGCGAAGCGAAGGATGCGGCATTCGCGACGAAAACGGTCGCTGACACGCACCGGTTTTGGCAGCAGTTGGTTAATAAGGAGGTGGACAATAATGGAATTTCTTG CCTGAACACTACAGTCGATGGATCACCCTATCTGGTAGCTAATGATGCCGCGGATGAAGTGTTTGTCAAGAGCGCCACCGGTGGTAATCCCGAACCTGCTAGTGAAGCGC TCCACAAATGGCACTTCCGGTCGGAGAACAGCTACTCGAAGCTGTAA
- the LOC128298006 gene encoding uncharacterized protein LOC128298006: MNIKIYLSSKLIEKCTFCELYGLVEDLRDEIRFTVLDAEPLPNYTEPIGKICSVADYMQFRTAQNDKTLREQLAREDNFLRLAISNSGRIKHVMAKVKGVTIESLNKLLIIYDEKGFSNLAENDLNAEDCDNDLLHLARLIKASKSESTGWMERLHALAEQDGVQRLYEVLLPVGKGLGVMFRKTALYYHFNEWVECIQQKDANAVKWTLLIDICFGVAIMSLIICFGNPGTRFMEFAEIVVDSLLQLLQTLRGNPIGLKLNGSLNEFFFSCFSYQVDLWWMFLIILSPAIQFLFIPLSILGLFGLSFQVAMLSDLIVLVSLHAHCCYIYVAVLYRIEVGGIGALYRTVLGKKRNVLRNRVEAHDYMNRQLFLVTLSFTVLLFLFPTILFYYIVFASLRFAIYCLSYTLMKIRRTILRFPFDAMIRWVRGVYTNLESLEIYNIGSIAKENVTITYVAPRSATFWFRDTSSDFPRLDPKRQTSTSIGEFFVSLVKGEQVSFIQPDERISKPVKEKEQ, from the exons ATGAATATAAAGATATATCTTTCATCGAAGCTGATAGAAAAATGTACATTTTGTGAACTGTACGGTTTGGTGGAAGATTTACGCGATGAAATCCGGTTTACGGTGCTGGACGCAGAGCCGCTGCCCAACTACACCGAACCTATTGGGAAGATATGCAGTGTGGCCGACTACATGCAATTCCGGACGGCGCAAAATGATAAAACGCTCCGGGAACAACTCGCAAGGGAGGATAACTTTCTGCGGTTAGCTATTTCCAACAGCGGTCGTATCAAACACGTAATGGCAAAGGTGAAAGGCGTGACGATAGAGTCGCTCAACAAGCTACTTATCATATACGACGAAAAGGGCTTCAGCAATCTGGCCGAAAACGATCTGAACGCCGAAGACTGTGATAATGATTTGCTGCATCTTGCACGACTGATAAAGGCTAGCAAATCGGAGTCGACCGGTTGGATGGAGAGACTGCACGCCCTCGCCGAACAAGATGGGGTCCAACGATTGTACGAAGTGTTGCTTCCCGTCGGCAAGGGTTTGGGCGTGATGTTTAGAAAGACGGCATTGTATTACCATTTTAACGAGTGGGTGGAATGCATACAGCAGAAGGATGCAAATGCCGTGAAATGGACTTTGCTGATAGATATTTGTTTCGGTGTTGCCATTATGAGTCTAATCATTTGTTTCGGAAATCCAGGCACAAGGTTCATGGAATTCGCCGAG ATTGTTGTCGACAGCCTTTTGCAACTTCTACAGACTCTGAGAGGCAATCCGATTGGATTGAAACTCAACGGTTCTTTGAACGAATTTTTCTTTAGTTGCTTTAGCTACCAGGTCGACCTGTGGTGGATGTTTTTAA TTATACTATCGCCAGCAATTCAGTTCCTCTTCATTCCATTGTCAATACTGGGTCTATTTGGACTATCGTTTCAAGTGGCCATGCTTTCGGACTTGATCGTTCTTGTCAGTTTGCATGCTCACTGCTGTTACATCTATGTTGCGGT TCTGTATCGCATCGAAGTCGGAGGAATCGGAGCGCTTTATCGTACCGTGTTGGGAAAGAAGCGCAATGTGCTACGCAATCGTGTTGAAGCACATGATTACATGAATCGTCAACTGTTTCTTGTAACACTTTCCTTTACCGTATTGCTTTTCCTGTTTCCCACCATTCTATTCTACTACATAGTATTCGCCTCG CTTCGCTTTGCAATTTATTGTCTATCGTACACACTGATGAAAATACGCCGCACCATACTAAGGTTTCCGTTCGATGCAATGATTCGATGGGTAAGAGGAGTTTACACGAATCTAGAAAGCTTGGAAATCTACAACATTGGTTCGATAGCGAAGGAAAACGTGACGATCACATATGTAGCACCCAGGTCGGCCACATTCTGGTTCCGGGACACATCGAGCGATTTCCCGCGCTTGGATCCGAAGCGCCAAACCAGCACTTCGATTGGGGAGTTTTTTGTAAGTTTAGTTAAGGGAGAGCAGGTTTCTTTTATCCAGCCAGACGAACGAATTTCGAAGCCTGTAAAGGAGAAAGAACAATAA
- the LOC128299010 gene encoding inorganic pyrophosphatase isoform X3 produces MTASKYQIAERGAPNSTDYRVYFKNENGQSISPLHDIPLYANDEHTVYNMVVEVPRWTNAKMEISLGEGLNPIKQDVKKGKLRFVANCFPHHGYIWNYGAFPQTWENPDHLDADTGCKGDNDPIDVLEIGSRIAKRGEVMQVKILGTIALIDEGETDWKIITINVNDPVADQLNDIADVETVFPGLLRASVEWFKIYKIPDGKPENQFAFNGEAKDAAFATKTVADTHRFWQQLVNKEVDNNGISCLNTTVDGSPYLVANDAADEVFVKSATGGNPEPASEALHKWHFRSENSYSKL; encoded by the exons ATGACGGCCAGCAAATATCAGATTGCGGAACGTGGCGCTCCCAACTCCACGGACTACCGGGTGTACTTCA AGAACGAAAACGGACAGTCCATTTCACCTTTGCATGACATTCCGCTGTACGCGAACGATGAGCACACCGTGTACAATATGGTGGTGGAGGTCCCGCGCTGGACAAATGCGAAGATGGAAATCAGCTTGGGCGAGGGCTTGAATCCGATCAAGCAGGATGTGAAAAAGGGCAAACTGCGCTTCGTCGCCAATTGCTTTCCGCATCATGGCTACATCTGGAACTATGGTGCCTTCCCGCAAACATGGGAAAACCCGGACCATCTGGATGCGGATACTGGCTGCAAGGGTGACAATGATCCGATCGATGTGCTGGAAATTGGATCACGTATTGCCAAGCGCGGTGAGGTGATGCAGGTGAAAATTCTCGGCACCATTGCGCTTATCGACGAAGGCGAAACCGACTGGAAGATTATCACCATTAACGTGAACGATCCGGTTGCCGACCAGCTGAACGACATCGCTGATGTTGAGACTGTATTTCCGGGTTTGCTGCGTGCCTCGGTCGAATGGTTCAAGATCTACAAGATCCCGGACGGCAAACCGGAAAATCAGTTCGCTTTCAATGGCGAAGCGAAGGATGCGGCATTCGCGACGAAAACGGTCGCTGACACGCACCGGTTTTGGCAGCAGTTGGTTAATAAGGAGGTGGACAATAATGGAATTTCTTG CCTGAACACTACAGTCGATGGATCACCCTATCTGGTAGCTAATGATGCCGCGGATGAAGTGTTTGTCAAGAGCGCCACCGGTGGTAATCCCGAACCTGCTAGTGAAGCGC TCCACAAATGGCACTTCCGGTCGGAGAACAGCTACTCGAAGCTGTAA
- the LOC128299009 gene encoding DEAD-box helicase Dbp80 produces MADSVAESTNASAATAAAAATNWVQKTEDQEISNLVDGLIIANKDKGSGDGKQEASTVKPEHAENAVNGSTVAAGAAGPAAGSEEIETVNPADASLLMKIIRKGLVESKLDLEVQRKDPSSPLHSVKSFEALHLKPELLQGVYAMGFNAPSKIQETALPTLLADPPQNMIAQSQSGTGKTAAFVLAMLSRVDPRKPYPQVICLSPTYELAIQTGEVAAKMAKFCKEIKLRFAVRGEELPKGKKITDHIIIGTPGKLMDWGIKFRAFDLRKISVFVLDEADVMIATQGHQDQCIRIHKQLSSSCQMMFFSATYEKEVMDFAEYIVPNPIIIRLAREQESLDNIKQYYVKCKNQDEKYQAISNIYGVITVGQAIIFCHTRKTAGWLSGKMTQDGHSVAVLSGELTVEQRLAVLDRFRAGLEKVLITTNVLSRGIDVEQVTIVVNFDLPMDQNGRADCETYLHRIGRTGRFGKNGIAINLVDSDHSMEICRTIEAHFQKKIQLLDAENSDEIEKIGS; encoded by the exons ATGGCGGACTCGGTTGCTGAAAGTACGAATGCGAGCGCTGCCACTGCGGCGGCTGCCGCAACAAACTGGGTGCAGAAAACGGAAGACCAGGAAATCTCGAATCTG GTAGATGGATTAATTATCGCAAACAAGGACAAAGGAAGTGGCGACGGTAAACAGGAAGCGTCAACAGTGAAGCCAGAGCATGCCGAGAATGCCGTAAATGGATCTACAGTAGCAGCTGGAGCTGCCGGCCCAGCTGCTGGTTCCGAAGAAATCGAAACTGTGAA TCCGGCCGATGCAAGTTTGCTAATGAAAATCATTCGCAAAGGTTTGGTCGAATCCAAACTAGACCTGGAGGTGCAGCGCAAAGATCCATCTTCGCCATTACATTCCGTCAAATCGTTCGAGGCTCTACACCTTAAACCGGAGCTGCTTCAGGGTGTGTATGCGATGGGATTTAACGCTCCGTCGAAGATTCAAGAAACAGCCCTGCCGACATTGTTGGCCGATCCGCCCCAGAACATGATCGCCCAAAGCCAGTCCGGAACGGGCAAAACGGCCGCCTTTGTGCTGGCAATGTTGAGCCGGGTTGATCCACGCAAACCCTATCCTCAGGTCATCTGTCTCTCGCCGACGTATGAACTTGCGATCCAGACGGGGGAagttgcggccaagatggcaaagtTTTGTAAGGAAATTAAGCTTCGGTTTGCCGTCCGTGGCGAGGAACTGCCCAAAGGGAAGAAGATTACCGATCACATCATCATCGGTACGCCGGGCAAACTGATGGACTGGGGCATCAAGTTCCGTGCGTTTGATCTGCGAAAGATTTCCGTGTTCGTGCTGGACGAGGCGGATGTGATGATTGCTACCCAGGGGCATCAGGATCAATGCATCCGCATCCACAAACAGTTGTCGTCCTCCTGTCAGATGATGTTCTTTTCGGCTACCTACGAAAAGGAGGTGATGGACTTTGCCGAGTACATCGTGCCGAATCCGATCATTATACGGCTGGCCCGGGAGCAGGAATCGCTTGACAACATCAAGCAGTACTACGTTAAGTGTAAGAACCAGGACGAAAAGTATCAGGCCATTTCAAACATCTACGGTGTGATAACGGTTGGCCAAGCTATCATCTTCTGTCAT ACTCGAAAAACCGCCGGTTGGTTGTCTGGTAAGATGACCCAGGATGGACATTCTGTGGCAGTGTTGTCCGGTGAGCTCACAGTCGAGCAACGGTTGGCCGTACTAGACCGATTCCGTGCAGGGCTGGAAAAAGTACTCATCACTACGAACGTGTTATCCAGAG GAATCGATGTCGAGCAAGTAACGATTGTGGTGAACTTTGATCTGCCCATGGACCAGAATGGTCGAGCTGATTGTGAAACTTACCTTCACCGAATTGGTCGCACGGGTCGTTTTG gCAAAAACGGTATCGCCATCAATCTTGTCGACAGCGACCACAGCATGGAAATTTGCCGAACCATTGAAGCACACTTCCAGAAAAAGATCCAACTTCTGGATGCCGAGAATTCGGACGAAATCGAAAAGATTGGCTCCTAA